The following proteins are encoded in a genomic region of Dasypus novemcinctus isolate mDasNov1 chromosome 3, mDasNov1.1.hap2, whole genome shotgun sequence:
- the LOC101414878 gene encoding olfactory receptor 11G2-like, which produces MNVSRVGTVTEFILLSFPCSREVQVLLFMLFSMTYILTLMGNGAIICAVKLDHRLHTPMYILLANFSFLEICYINTTVPKMLENFLSKTKTISFTACFLQFYFFFSMGVTETFFLPLMAFDRYLAICQPLRYPTIMTSHLCMNLVVLCWVVAFLCYPVPIYFITRLPFCGPNTIDHFVCDPGPLLALSCIPAPGIELSCSILSSLIIFITFFFILGSYTLVLRAVFQVPSAAGRSKAFSTCGSHLAVVSLFYGTITAMYISPSSGNQAGTQKIVTLFYSSVTPLLNPLIYSLRNKDMKAALRKIQMCT; this is translated from the coding sequence ATGAATGTGTCCAGAGTTGGCACAGTGACTGAATTCATACTCCTGAGTTTCCCCTGTTCCAGGGAGGTTCAGGTCCTCCTCTTCATGCTGTTCTCCATGACCTACATCCTAACCCTGATGGGAAATGGAGCCATCATCTGTGCAGTGAAGCTGGATCACAGGCTCCACACCCCTATGTACATTCTGCTGGCCAACTTCTCCTTCCTGGAGATCTGTTACATCAACACCACTGTTCCCAAAATGTTAGAGAATTTCCTGTCTAAGACAAAAACCATCTCTTTCACTGCCTGCTTCCTCCAGTTCTACTTCTTCTTCTCCATGGGCGTCACTGAAACCTTCTTTCTGCCCCTCATGGCATTTGATCGGTACTTGGCCATCTGCCAGCCTCTCCGGTATCCTACCATCATGACCAGTCATCTTTGCATGAACTTGGTGGTCCTCTGCTGGGTAGTAGCCTTCCTCTGCTATCCAgttcctatatattttataacACGTCTCCCTTTTTGTGGTCCCAATACCATTGACCACTTTGTCTGTGACCCAGGTCCCCTTCTGGCCCTGTCCTGCATCCCTGCCCCAGGAATTGAGCTTTCCTGTTCTATACTGAGCTCTCTTATTATCTTCATCACCTTTTTCTTCATCCTTGGATCCTATACCCTGGTTCTCAGAGCTGTGTTTCAGGTCCCTTCAGCAGCTGGCAGAAGTAAGGCCTTCTCTACCTGTGGTTCCCACCTGGCTGTGGTGTCTCTGTTCTATGGAACCATCACGGCAATGTACATCAGTCCAAGCTCTGGAAATCAAGCTGGGACACAGAAGATTGTAACACTGTTCTACTCATCAGTCACTCCACTTTTAAACCCTCTGATCTACAGTCTCCGGAACAAGGACATGAAGGCTGCCTTGAGAAAAATTCAGATGTGCACATAA